A single region of the Fodinicurvata sp. EGI_FJ10296 genome encodes:
- the sulP gene encoding sulfate permease — MRAQNNSKSRAVAVLPLLGWIADYSRRDLSSDTLAAVIVTIMLVPQSLAYAMLANLPPQVGLYASIVPLIGYALFGSSRALAVGPVAVVSLMTASAIGVVAEPGTAEFMAAAVLLAALSGVFLFALGLFRLGALATLLSHPVVSGFMTGAAILIALSQLGHILGLPLSGSTLPAFWQSITEIEAGPNLVTSIIGIATVAFLFAVRRYLGGVLRRWGLSAFLADVVVKAAPVLAVIASVVAVGALELSSRFGVAVVGAIPGGLPPLTIPALDPGLIGALIVPAMLISVIGFVESVSVAQSLAARSREKIDANRELMGLGAANLGAAFTAGYPVTGGFARSVVNHAAGARTPIAGIFTAALMALTAIALTPAFHNLPNAVLGATIIVAVLGLVDFRSIVRTWRYSRADGAALIVTLALVMIEGIEAGILAGVALSLALLIWRTARPHVAVVGRVPGTEHYRNINRHEVLTDDAVVAVRVDESLNFANARALEDQLVGLVADRPAARHLVLICSAVNAIDASALESLEALNARLKDSGVDLHLAEVKGPVMDRLTGTEFLQHLSGAIHLSTHGAMTALATDPSSGRVSAYIASNTDGSAPASASPPSTAKI; from the coding sequence ATGCGCGCCCAAAATAATTCCAAATCGCGAGCGGTAGCTGTGTTGCCTCTGCTCGGCTGGATCGCGGACTACTCTCGCCGCGACCTGTCGAGCGATACGCTGGCGGCCGTAATCGTGACGATCATGCTGGTCCCGCAAAGCCTGGCCTATGCCATGCTCGCCAACCTGCCCCCGCAGGTGGGACTTTACGCCAGCATCGTGCCGCTGATCGGCTATGCGCTGTTCGGGTCCAGCAGGGCCCTGGCCGTCGGCCCGGTGGCGGTCGTCTCGCTGATGACCGCCTCGGCAATCGGTGTCGTCGCCGAACCCGGCACGGCCGAGTTCATGGCCGCCGCCGTCCTGCTGGCCGCGCTGTCGGGCGTGTTTCTGTTCGCACTGGGCCTTTTCCGGCTCGGCGCCCTGGCGACACTGCTTAGCCATCCAGTCGTTTCGGGCTTCATGACCGGGGCGGCGATCCTGATCGCCCTGTCCCAGCTGGGCCACATTCTGGGGCTGCCGTTGTCGGGATCGACATTGCCAGCGTTCTGGCAGTCGATAACAGAGATCGAGGCGGGGCCTAATCTGGTCACCTCGATAATCGGCATCGCGACGGTCGCGTTTCTTTTCGCGGTCCGGCGGTATCTCGGCGGCGTGCTGCGCCGTTGGGGTCTCTCGGCGTTCCTGGCCGATGTCGTGGTCAAGGCGGCGCCGGTTCTGGCGGTCATCGCGTCCGTCGTTGCCGTCGGTGCGCTGGAGCTGAGCAGCCGATTCGGCGTCGCCGTCGTCGGCGCGATTCCCGGCGGTCTGCCGCCTCTGACTATTCCTGCGCTTGACCCGGGGCTGATCGGGGCGCTGATCGTCCCGGCGATGCTGATCAGCGTGATCGGATTCGTCGAAAGCGTATCCGTCGCGCAAAGCCTCGCCGCCCGCAGCCGGGAGAAGATCGACGCAAACCGCGAATTGATGGGCCTCGGGGCGGCCAATCTCGGCGCGGCCTTTACCGCCGGCTATCCGGTGACCGGCGGATTCGCCCGCTCGGTGGTCAACCACGCCGCCGGCGCCCGCACGCCGATCGCCGGGATATTCACCGCCGCGCTCATGGCGCTGACCGCCATTGCGTTGACACCGGCTTTTCACAACCTTCCCAACGCAGTGCTGGGCGCCACCATTATCGTTGCCGTTCTGGGGCTGGTCGATTTCCGGTCGATCGTGCGGACCTGGCGCTACAGCCGTGCCGACGGCGCCGCCCTGATCGTGACGTTGGCTCTGGTCATGATCGAGGGCATCGAAGCCGGCATACTGGCCGGCGTCGCCCTGTCGCTGGCGCTGCTGATATGGCGCACGGCGCGGCCGCATGTCGCCGTCGTGGGGCGGGTGCCGGGCACCGAACACTATCGCAACATCAATCGCCACGAGGTCCTGACCGACGACGCCGTCGTCGCGGTCAGGGTCGACGAGAGCCTCAACTTCGCCAATGCCAGGGCGCTGGAGGACCAACTCGTCGGTCTTGTCGCGGACCGGCCTGCCGCCCGGCACCTGGTCCTGATCTGCTCGGCGGTCAATGCGATCGACGCCAGTGCCCTGGAAAGCCTGGAAGCCCTCAACGCCCGGCTGAAGGACAGCGGCGTCGACCTGCATCTGGCAGAGGTCAAGGGGCCGGTAATGGACCGCCTGACAGGCACGGAATTTCTTCAGCACCTGTCCGGCGCGATTCATCTCAGCACCCATGGCGCCATGACTGCGCTTGCGACGGATCCATCTTCCGGGCGGGTCTCCGCCTACATCGCCTCGAATACCGACGGATCGGCGCCGGCCAGCGCTTCGCCGCCATCGACCGCCAAAATCTGA
- a CDS encoding SDR family NAD(P)-dependent oxidoreductase, producing MAIGQSTGSEAAPIALVTGGAARIGRAIATGLAADGWSVVIHANRSLAAARDLAACLTTDRAPAFAVEADLCDPEAPERLVGAAVAMAGGVPDLVVNNASVFDYDDAASQTPDNWRRQMTVNATAPMMISRAYYRRTAAGKGVASGGAIVNILDTKVFNLDGRFLSYEVSKATLLAITLSTARAYAPHVRVNAVAPGLTLPSGRQSEADFVAAHTLNPLGMGAAPDQIARAVVMFATTPGLTGQILAVDGGEALAGADPSVFEAM from the coding sequence GTGGCTATAGGCCAGAGCACGGGAAGCGAAGCAGCGCCGATCGCACTGGTGACCGGCGGGGCGGCGCGAATCGGTCGCGCGATCGCGACAGGACTGGCTGCCGATGGCTGGTCGGTGGTGATACATGCGAACCGGTCGCTGGCGGCGGCCCGCGATCTGGCCGCCTGCCTGACGACTGATCGGGCGCCGGCCTTTGCAGTAGAGGCCGACCTTTGCGACCCGGAGGCGCCGGAACGCCTTGTCGGCGCGGCGGTGGCCATGGCGGGCGGCGTGCCCGATCTGGTCGTTAATAACGCGTCGGTATTCGACTATGACGACGCCGCCAGCCAGACACCCGACAACTGGCGCCGGCAGATGACGGTCAACGCGACGGCGCCGATGATGATTTCGCGCGCCTATTACAGGCGGACCGCCGCGGGAAAGGGCGTGGCCAGCGGGGGCGCCATCGTCAATATACTCGATACGAAAGTGTTTAATCTCGACGGCCGCTTTCTATCCTACGAGGTCTCCAAGGCGACGTTGCTGGCAATCACCCTATCCACCGCCCGCGCATACGCGCCCCACGTCCGGGTAAACGCGGTCGCGCCCGGCCTGACATTGCCGAGCGGCCGGCAGTCAGAAGCGGATTTCGTCGCCGCCCATACGCTCAATCCCCTGGGCATGGGCGCGGCGCCGGATCAGATTGCGCGCGCCGTTGTCATGTTCGCGACGACGCCCGGCCTGACCGGTCAGATTTTGGCGGTCGATGGCGGCGAAGCGCTGGCCGGCGCCGATCCGTCGGTATTCGAGGCGATGTAG